Proteins from a single region of Bacillota bacterium:
- a CDS encoding alpha/beta-type small acid-soluble spore protein, protein MLPQAGAALDKFKYEIANELNIPTNLIQGDYWGNLPAAQCGAVGGHMVRRMIEAAERSLVEGTLQGVRAGFQAGLTQAGYTSPTNVPNVGNMATKQ, encoded by the coding sequence ATGTTGCCACAAGCAGGAGCCGCGCTCGACAAGTTCAAATATGAAATCGCAAATGAGCTGAATATCCCCACGAATCTAATCCAGGGCGATTACTGGGGCAACTTGCCAGCAGCTCAGTGTGGTGCAGTCGGTGGTCATATGGTAAGACGTATGATCGAGGCGGCTGAGAGGTCTCTTGTCGAGGGGACTCTCCAGGGCGTGAGGGCGGGGTTCCAAGCTGGTTTAACCCAGGCGGGATATACTTCGCCCACCAATGTACCTAACGTTGGAAATATGGCAACGAAACAGTAG